One genomic window of Desulfatirhabdium butyrativorans DSM 18734 includes the following:
- a CDS encoding TetR/AcrR family transcriptional regulator: protein MKEKNTQFRIKQIESKIKNPKRISLRRKQIIKGAIDVFTVKGFNSATTREIALAAGITEGTLFNYVRSKEDIIYIVYEYITQILRKDMEKAIAGITDPQERLKAALLQNMKTIDVYQDIIMFMYKESHSLDKESLYTVLAREAGYIEMFEELLTAYFGEKKMDPVKIKLAADLLSYIPVIVTFRRWSLKRRFDSMDAVISGILDFILHGIEFAVDMPSL, encoded by the coding sequence ATGAAAGAAAAAAACACCCAGTTTCGAATCAAGCAGATCGAATCGAAAATTAAGAATCCCAAGCGCATCAGTTTGAGACGGAAACAAATCATCAAGGGAGCCATTGACGTCTTTACCGTCAAAGGATTCAACAGCGCCACAACCCGGGAAATCGCACTTGCCGCTGGAATTACCGAAGGCACGCTGTTCAATTATGTCCGAAGCAAGGAAGACATCATTTACATTGTTTATGAATATATCACGCAAATTTTGCGTAAAGATATGGAAAAAGCCATTGCCGGCATCACCGACCCGCAGGAACGATTGAAAGCCGCGCTGCTTCAAAACATGAAAACAATCGATGTCTATCAAGATATTATCATGTTTATGTACAAGGAATCCCATTCGCTGGACAAGGAAAGCCTGTATACGGTTCTGGCGCGGGAGGCCGGATACATCGAAATGTTCGAAGAATTACTGACAGCCTATTTCGGTGAAAAAAAAATGGATCCCGTCAAAATAAAGCTGGCCGCCGATCTTCTTTCTTATATCCCGGTGATCGTGACGTTTCGGCGATGGAGTCTGAAACGGCGCTTCGATTCGATGGATGCCGTTATTTCCGGTATTCTTGATTTCATCCTTCATGGCATTGAGTTTGCTGTGGACATGCCATCTTTATAA